gcagctatcatttagcatcgcagcaatgagcactggagctagtctacgagcagcagtgcacTTTGACACTTTTTTGtgttctttatatctagtggcagtgatcatgacgttagttcagataagtaccggtaaccggtaacctttgtcatagtgtcagtaccggtaacctttgtcatctagaaatagaaggcatcatgctTGCTATATGGACttttctaagcgtttatctctttctccggtgaaaatgttgttgcaaacgtgcGTGTCGCGGTGTTTGACAGGAgctagagttgtgacgttcgcgaacgaaccgattcttttgaacggctcataaacatgaacgatgggagccgagtcgcgactggagaggagccgcttctttctatcgttcttttttcctatgcgtgttcatacaaaatagctcctccaggagacagaacagttatagggggaggggcgcacccagcgcaggccaaccctttatagcgtgatgatattagttattagttgtgcatgcatttacattgcattttgtgttcatttaaaacttattttaaaatcattaaaaatgttcttttgtgatactgtacttgtatagaaatgtttcactaaagctgttttccacagacattcattgcagcccactttgttattgttcattgacttgaaggggctgatgtcctatttgcaaagtttacagtagtaatagtatgtagtatgtagacatttccattttatttattctaattttatctacttttaaaaaaaaaagttttctatcaaaatgttcttgtgtgataatgttcttgtgtggaagtgtttgtagtaaaagctgttttgcacagaaattcattgcagccggctttgttttttatgtttatttgtgagtaggtattgtatgaataacataagtcaacgtagttttacacacacacacacacacacacacactttgtactaaaggtaaatcaaaataatgatgtccactgtctaagcagagggatttgtgcaaccctatggaatatagtccacacatgagaaatgaggtaacaatcaatatttcagaataattcaaactcggatattggtgtgtgatatctgagctttaattatttgactacaaatctcacctcataatacctcccagtgattatttccaggataaactgagatgcccccaagctggcttcttaaaactgactaaatatttaaaaagagccaaaagagccattcttttgaacggctctttgaaaggaacggatcgcgaagatccggatcccctcaaagagccataaatcccatcactaacAGGAGCTTGGGTGGGTGCAGTCCCATGGAAACAATTATAAGGATAGTCATAAAAACGCTGCACATGAAAGGGGTTTCAACACACAAACCATTCATTTTTGCAAAATTATGGTAAAACAAAggtttacgaaaaaaaaaaaaaaaatcctaaattaaaAGCCATTCAGGAGTCGATAGAGCTGGCTCTTCTTTGGGAGCGGAGCAGATAGTGACTTCCCATCACTATCTGCCATAGCGAAAGTGGAGGTTTCTGTAGAATGATTACAAAAGTAACAGACGGTTTAGGTCATCTTCACTTCATCTATGACTGGAAGATAAAAGTAAAATAGCTCTTCGAGTGAGTGgatgggtggctcttaaaagagcctttggggTGTGTCTCGGGGTCGGACTGCTCTACTTGGAGCTGGTGTACTTGGTGACGGCCTTGGTGCCCTCGGACACGGCGTGTTTGGCCAGCTCCCCGGGCAGCAGCAGACGCACGGCGGTCTGGATCTCTCGGGAAGTGATGGTGGAGCGCTTGTTGTAGTGAGCGAGACGAGACGACTCACCGGCGATGCGCTCGAAGATGTCGTTGACGAAAGAGTTCATGATGCCCATCGCCTTCGAAGAGATCCCGGTGTCAGGATGAACCTGCTTCAGCACTTTGTACACGTAGATGGCGTAGCTCTCCTTCCTGGACTTTCTGCGCTTCTTTCCTCCTTTCGCAGCGGTCTTAGTGACGGCCTTCTTGGAGCCTTTCTTCGGCGCGGACTTTGCTGGTTCAGGCATGATGTGGTTTCCGATTCAATCTCTCAGAAATCAGTAGCGGACTGAATTCATACAGGGCTAGTTATTCACTAGTCTATGTTAATTTTGTGGGACCTTGTGGTTCCGTGTTTTTATTGGTCAGACCCATAAACTTGCATTTAATTGGACCATTCAAGTCGTTACTTAACTGGAAATAGAGCCAATCACAGGCGCTTAAATTATAGCCCCACCCACCACACCACACCACGTTTGAACGACACCTACCCGACTGGGTTGTTTGTTTCATTTctcgctattttttttttttttttatgtatatattttgagaaaataagtAGTTTTAGATAAATATCATGCACAAATTGTTTAACTATTATAAATCCATTAAGGAAATTACAAAGGAAAAATAGCCAAAAAGTATCGATTGTTTAACATTGAGTGCTTACTATTGTTCTTTTGCATTATTAACACAATTTTCATATGTAATActgcaaagctgctttgacacaatctttatcgttaaaagcgctatataatcAAATATATCTTGACCTGGAGCTCGGTTGTTATAgtttaaagaaatttaaaataaaaagcccTTTGATTAAAATAGATTCGCCTTTATTTGCCGAAATAATTCTACGTATGTAACCTTAAACTTTAAGCCTTAAATCAGATATTCTTTCTCTTAAACGGAATAAAGAaaagttaataaaactttttattttaacgtAAACGTCTAAAATGCACTGATGCTTAAAGcatctttaaaaacaacaacgaCCTATCAGATCCATAACACTAAACTATTTGTAACGGCTGTATAAACACTTTTCGTATAATATGCAGCACCATGAGCTCTTTAAGTGAGAGtgtgggtggctcttaaaagagccgttgGGTTTGTTCTCTGATCCGAAGCGGTTTATCCTCCGAAGCCGTACAAGGTGCGTCCCTGTCGTTTGAGCGCGTACACAACGTCCATGGCGGTGACGGTCTTTCTCTTGGCGTGCTCGGTGTAGGTGACGGCGTCGCGGATCACGTTCTCCAGGAACACCTTCAGCACACCGCGGGTCTCCTCGTAGATCAG
This window of the Carassius auratus strain Wakin unplaced genomic scaffold, ASM336829v1 scaf_tig00215864, whole genome shotgun sequence genome carries:
- the LOC113096047 gene encoding histone H2B, translating into MPEPAKSAPKKGSKKAVTKTAAKGGKKRRKSRKESYAIYVYKVLKQVHPDTGISSKAMGIMNSFVNDIFERIAGESSRLAHYNKRSTITSREIQTAVRLLLPGELAKHAVSEGTKAVTKYTSSK
- the LOC113096048 gene encoding histone H4, with the translated sequence MSGRGKGGKGLGKGGAKRHRKVLRDNIQGITKPAIRRLARRGGVKRISGLIYEETRGVLKVFLENVIRDAVTYTEHAKRKTVTAMDVVYALKRQGRTLYGFGG